In Papaver somniferum cultivar HN1 chromosome 9, ASM357369v1, whole genome shotgun sequence, the genomic stretch cacatcatcaagtttcaacttctcgctccctgcagaattgcttagggttgtccttgcagtctcccaactctttgatAATAacgacaacaaccgtaaagcttgaacttcatcatcaaaagtaatactaacttttgaaagctgagaaataattgatttaaacttcccaagatgtgctgaaatcgcttcgccttcttgcatcttcagattaaataattgtccacacaacataatcttccccgaggctgatgacttttgatacaacttctcaagtttatccataagattcttcgtactagtttcctcttgtacgttattgtagacttcctccgttagacatctacggatcacggctacaacttgcgatcaagagttttccattcatcgtctttgcgttCTCCTTTTTCGCAATtccacccaatggatcagcaaggtctttctcatataggtagtcttccatctgagaattccaaaacgcaaagttcttcccattaaaaactttaaccctagctatcgtactttcgttattatcacccataacttccactccaatcgtactacgataaaccctaaagctctaacccgagctctgataccagttgtcaggattttcttagggaatcactgacaaccgcggaataacggatcttgagatattatgatgaataataagtaaaccaagcacaagcaactataataatacgagaaagataaatcaactcacaagacacaagatttatagtggttcgaccaatacatacaacttgtatatattgtctacgtccacttcgCGCCACGCcatctcaaatccactatgaagaaaaacgattacaacgtcgtgtgaatcccagcaaacccttggttacaccgcaacaattacccgagacgataaccttgtctcttgttcctcaccaatatgctctcacaacgaaaccctaactttagccctaaaagctatacaagaaatctctcgccgatctcttaatcgttttctacacaatgcacaaattttacaaggcctaactacctatttatataggttacaaacttgaccaccaagaattctaacgggtttaggaaaccccttccctaaataaccacggctaactttagaaaatgattaattagtcttcaataactaacacttTCAAGGGGGTAAATGCTGCAGCTTCACATACAGAAGCCATGTCCAGAAGAGCAGACCATttgttatttttagattttttaacaACGACATATTCAACAACTCCAAACGCACCAAACAATTCCTTTAACCTCTCAGCACTATACTCTACAAAGAATTCAACCTTTATCTTTTTCTTACGATCCAAAGCTTGCATCTCATTGCCAATTATTTTTTCCGTACTTTCTTTCATCTCCTTATTATATTTCTCCTCCTCATCTTCTCGAGCTAGTCTATCAAGATCTGGATCAAAAGCAGCACGTTCTCGCTCATGGAGATCCTCCACCAGCTTGCGCTTTTTTGAATCACATTGTGATGACTGACGTTGACGTTGAACACGTAAAGTTGCATCGAGCTTTTTACGCTGTATTTCATCCTTCAGAATTTGGTCGAAGCGTTTACGCTCTACTTTATCCTTCAGAGTTTCGTACGATGATTGAAGTTGAAGAAAATTACTAGTTGCATTAGGATCATCAGGACGTTTGTCTGGATGTAATTCTAGGGCTTTGGTTTTATAGGCTTTATTAATGTCCGCCTCAGTTAATTTGGCTCCTTGTTCACCTGATGGTAACCCTAGAACAACATAATGATCTATGTGTATCCCCATACTACAAATTTTCTCTTAAACTAAGCAAGTATATTAGAGCTTAAATTGGAAAAATACCTTTACATGAAGAGTAAAATTGATGGTGATGCGCAACTTGAAATTAGGCATTCAACCGTTCACCGAATATCTAGATCGACAAGAGGTACGCACCAAATTTCATACTCGTAGAAGAGAAGAACGAGAAAATCGAGCGGTAGCAAACAAGCCCAAAACCATTGCCCGAAAAGAATGGAGAACAGAGCCCTAAATAAATAGAAAGACCTTCAATTAAAGGACTCTTACTCAAAAAAATACATTACAAGGCCACTAGTGGGACCGACCATTCACCCAAATTACTCCTTCGGAACTATTTTTTTAGACGGTGACAGACctaggagtttttttttttatttttggtccgagttcagttcactgaaaccaaatAATTATTTTGAATGACACCGTATTAAGaccaatgaatttttttttttcatttgtttcttttttttctcacttCTAAATAACACCGTATTTAGAAGTGAACCTCCATTTATTTCAAATACTTATTAGATCCAATGCCATATCCGATTTATACGCTCATCCCCATATGTTAGAATAAGGAAAAATTGCAAAATAGTGCATACTATTAGGACCCGGTTTACAGAGAAGTCACACTGTTACAAACTATTAATAAAACGGTCATACTTTCGTTAAATAGAGAGTTAAGTGGTGACTCACAGTTACATATGTTAATGAAATTGCCCACATATCCTTCCAATTTATCCATGCCTTTACTATAGGTTTTTTTTTGACGGTGATGCTATTTGTAGGTGGTGGTGCCGCCGCTTACATATCGGCATTTAGGATTGTTAGAACACATTCAAGATCGTTAGAACGCATTCACCCTAAGGATCCATCGCTTCCCCGCCGGGGTTTAGCGAAGATTCTTAAgtttacaccaccaccaccaccacatcaACCAATTAGTTAAATGAGAAGGATATCTTGGGGAGGGTATTATGGGAAAAGTTAACACCATTTAATTCAAAAGTGTTAAATTGGATGGAAGTGTGACCATTTTGTAAACGAAATGTAAAAATATTGTGAACGGATTACAAAAAGTATGACCATTCTGTAATTTGACTGAAGAATAAATGCAGGTTCCAAGGGATTCCATCTGTTAAGGACTCCTAAGTTTCATTGAAGGACAAGCTGGGTTAGAGATGTAAAATGTTTTCGCCTAGAACAACACAGCCCACAAAGTTATGTGCTTAGCATTAAAATTATAGATATATATGCTATGTTGTGTTGTGTCAGAGGGCGCGTTTATCGTGTTGTGCCATGTTATACTGTGCTAGCATTCTCACTTTGCGTTTTTcaaggaatttttttttcaaatattgtAGTTGAAGGAagtcctacactacacccctcatatgatttcattataaatcaactcatttttaggtttacactcttaattttattgatcaatctttgaatgttcttacaagaaaagataaagaaatcaagaatgacttctgctctagactttctctctcctatttacttgtttcttactcaaaaaagatctctccttctcTTTaaaactcgaacgactatttacaaggaaatacatagtggatgacagctaatctgtcctttattttcgggtatggccTGCGacgttctcgcaaccttacaaatattaatttcgcaagctctctaattttcgcaggactatcacatctttctcgtgatcttaggtgacgtcacttattatattcttcctgaaatttttctgcgatgctattgtattgtgttgttgataacttcgctgaaatattgttgtcgcgagattctgatcctacatcttgcctcttctcatatcttttctgcgaagtagagaatgatgtgagaagtGTCGCAGatgttctcctcttcatattctgcatttatcacacgtattctttcttccatttatttctcgacacgtcttttgtaaccgttgctttttaaccgcttatatctttccgtattaatcctGTTTATTTTATCGAGGATAAATTCCCTCTAtgtatattccttctcactctcttcttctttctttttattttctatgcaacttcatcgttcttatgcaaattccattattgcaacttttcttctttcttcttcaatctttttaaattcttcttcatcttcatactatttcttatgcaaatcttcatagttcgtaattttctgtaattttcttcgaaactatctccctgctattgtctttcatggattcatcaaggttagttttcttttttcttctttatgagttttgctgaaattgatcttgtttattgctttatttgatgttgtttatgtgattcccatactcttgttatttcagcaaaagcgcctccaacactagatttacagttcagaaccctaacattcccaaatcgcagcataaggttgttgcgcataaaagaaagtctgcgaatgaaaaGGTAgcaagaaacactatccttttctaataacaatattttttcctctgtttcttatctgaattgtaattcgcagggtgataaagatgttaataaacccatcaagaaatctcgccaccttaaaactgttccaacttctgttcccttccacttactcatctattctaaatcttctgcgacatcttcgcaagataaacctttatctccaattcacgAAAAAGCTGCcttagacttcatttcttcagcttacctcccaatgattgaaaccccccttgttgatcctgctgtgaatgaaacctcttctcttcccattgagaatgtttctcaaccttctatctctgccagttctctacctaagtctcttcctctttcgaaagaaaccgtggaagagatagatattgccttcaaagttttatatgaagttctggatgatgtcaaaaagtcttctattgatcctatcaagtctaatgtttgcgaaattctgagcaagcatttggattttgacagagctgcttcgcagaaatctttggaaaaagaatgtaatgctcttcgtctcgaaaatcagaaactttagaatattttactggatcgtgacaatcttcgcaagaagaatgatgaattgagaggtatgattttcttatccgtGTCTTTAATTTggctttttaatggttttatccttcccatatttaattatccttgaaatccctctttcgcatgttaagctttaaaccagaaacgaataatggagagatatcaatttgaatctgctgttgaagaagcccgtgttgataaagaaatcttgatggatcaatataaccaattatataacctctattcatattctcttgatcatataaataatcttaccaatgaaaatacccaattaattcaaaaACAAGATTTATTaaataatgaagtatctcgtctttcttattctttaattaaatctaatttagggatggaaactttatcagatgagaataaaaccttatccaaagagaagagaacttatttaaacaagatggcgatatcttcgcaacaacttagtattcttcaaaaagtatgtgatgaccaagagcaatatcttcgctctttgagaaatgaacttaaagaagtaacagagtcatctatcgctgaaagagatacactcattcaaggtagaatagctttaagtgtaaaggagaatcagcttaaagaacaatattccaaattagaagaatcttattcttctcttgcgaagaaaaatgcctttcttatttctaa encodes the following:
- the LOC113311768 gene encoding pre-mRNA-splicing factor cwf23-like, producing the protein MGIHIDHYVVLGLPSGEQGAKLTEADINKAYKTKALELHPDKRPDDPNATSNFLQLQSSYETLKDKVERKRFDQILKDEIQRKKLDATLRVQRQRQSSQCDSKKRKLVEDLHERERAAFDPDLDRLAREDEEEKYNKEMKESTEKIIGNEMQALDRKKKIKVEFFVEYSAERLKELFGAFGVVEYVVVKKSKNNKWSALLDMASVCEAAAFTPLKVLVIED